One Caenibius sp. WL genomic window, TTTCTCAATCGTGCGAACGAGGAAGGGGTGCCGATCTATTCGCTGTTGATGACGCGCCCGTTCGACCGGACGGTGGAAATCGGGCCGAACAACGTCCACTATCGCGCCTGCTTCGCTTTTCACGAACTGCTCAACCTGCCGGAAGACGATCGCCGAGCCGCGCTGCAGGACCCGGAATGGCGCGACCGTGTTCGCCATGCGGTGGAAAACTGCAATCGCGATCCGGACAAAGGCACTACGCTGCCGCCGCCGCAGTGGCCGAATGTCTATGTCGATCACGTCAATCACGCACGGAACAAGTGGGCGGAAGGCCAGTCGATCCAGCGGATCGCGGAGGAACGCGGCATTGCGCCGATGGATGCGATCCTCGATCTCGCGCTGGACGAGGATTTCGCCGCGAAGTTCCGCTGGCGCACCGAAACGGCGGATTGGACCGAGGCGGTCAATGTCGCGCAAGTCCATCCGAACATGATCGTGGGCGTGTCCGATGGGGGCGCGCATCTGCATAAGGATGATGGGGCGGACTGGAGCTCGTTCTTCCTGCGCACCTGGGTGCTCGACCGCAAGCGCTGGACGCTGGAAGAGGGCATCCGCCAGATTACCCAGGTTCCCGCCGCCATGCTCGGCTTCGGCGATCGCGGCACGCTCAAAGTCGGCGGCTGGGCGGATATCATGATTTTCGATCCGGAGACCATCGGCCCTTGGCGCAAGGAATTCGTTCGTGATCTGCCGGGCAATATCGGCCGGTGGAAAGCGCTCGGCAACGGGATCAAGGCCACCATCGTCAACGGCGTGCCGATCGTCCGCGATGGCCAACTGACCGGCGCCTTGCCCGGCCAGATCGTTTCCCCCGGCGCTGCCTGACCTGCCGCGAAAGGATATTTCATGATCGAAGTAACAAAGCTGACAGGCACCATCGGTGCGGAAATCCACGGTGTCGACCTGTCGCAGGAACTGCCGGAAGAAAGCGTGCGCACGATTCTTGATGCGTTGCACGCCAACTGCGTTGTCTTCTTTCGTAACCAGAAAGTGCTGTCCGACGAGGAGCACATGCGGGCCGGGCGCTATTTCGGCACGCTCGATATCTCCGAAATCCAGCCGAAACCCGGCGCTAATCACGAAGTGCTGGTGATGGATACGGATTCCGCCAAAGGGCGGGGCGCGGAGTATTGGCATCGCGACCGGACCTATCTGGAAGCGCCGCCGATGGGATCGCTCCTGCAATGCGTGAAGCGGCCCGAAGTGGGTGGCGACACCTGCTGGGCCAGTTCGGTGGCGGCATACGAAGCGCTGTCGAAGCCAATCCGCGATCTGATCGACGGGCTTTCCGCGCTCCATTCGATCCGGCCGCTGGCGGCGCGCAGCCGCGATGTGCAGAACGCCGTGGGCGACAAACTGGAAAGCTGGCCCACCGCCGTGCATCCGCTGGTCGAAGTGCATCCGGTCAGCGGACGCCGCGCGTTGAACGTCAATGCCAACTGGACGACCGAGATTATCGGCCTTTCGCAGGAAGAAGGGCGGATGCTGCTGGCTTTCCTGCTGGAGCATGTGAAGCGGCCGGAATTCCAGGTCCGGTTTCGCTGGAACGAAGGCGACGTGGCTTTCTGGGACAACCGCACTGCGCTGCACTGCGCGATCGCGGATTACGACACGAGACGGATCATGAAGCGCGTGGCTCTGGTGGGCCACCCGCCTCGGGGGCCGCGCATGCCGGATTGAGGGCGGTGCGCGCACATACCCCGCCCGGTGGCCGCTTCTCCCATCATCCAGCGGCCACCGGGATCGGATAGCGAAATGGAAGAGCGGAGGAGAGAGGACAATGGCGCGAGAGAACACGCAGTATCCGCTGCCGGGCATCAACGAGAAGGCCCGCTTCACCGAGCTGAAGGATCACAAATGGCAGATTGTGCGCCGGCAGAGCATCGCCGGGCGCGAAGTGGAAGCGCGCGAGAAGTGGATGGAATGGAACCCGCGCTACATGTCGCTCTACGCCGAATGGGGCCCAGGCATGATGATCCGCGCCCATGGCCACAACAGCGATCACATCGTGTTCGTGCTGGACGGGGAAATGACCTGCGGCGATCGCGTTTGTGGGCCGGGGACGCATATCGCACTGGACCATGGCGACACGTTCGGCCCTTTCATTGCCGGGCCTGACGGCTGCAAATCCTACATGATCATGATGGGCGATCCTGGATCGTTTCCCGCCGATCCGGAAGGGTTCGAAGCCTTGAGACGCGAACGGGGGGTGGAGCAGTTGCCCGATGTGCCGCTCGATCTGCCCGAATGGTTCACCGATCCGCGCAACGCCGTGACACAGGACGGATCGTAGGAGGGCATTGAAACAACCTTGCCCCGGCCCCGGAGAGTGCGGCCGGGGCATGCTTCGCAGGTGCGATGTTTCGTAATAATTTCAATTAAATCAATTATATAAAATAATGGGAGAATGCGATGTTGGGCAAGAGGAACGCGTTGTGCTGCACGGCGGTATCGGCGCTGACGCTGAGCTTGTTGGCCGCGAACGCGGCGCAGGCACAGGAGACAGGGCCGGATGGGCAGGCGCAGGCCAACAGTGGCATCA contains:
- a CDS encoding amidohydrolase family protein — its product is MEYDLIVRNGLVVDGTGLPRRRVDVGVKDGKVAALAHLDDCIAKEEIEAAGMIVAPGIVDPHTHYDPQITFDPYATMSCFHGVTTVLAGNCGFSAAPVRHDDTEFLTDIFASVEDMNPIALSGVPWDKFETFPQYLDALKGNLGVNFACYVGHSNVRRWVMGEDSYEREATEAEIAEMQRIVAEAMEAGASGLSSSAAPTHLDIKGRPVPSRKAAKEELIALAATAGRVRPGSLCYLPASVISGITDDDLHLLLELGQAGGVPVVIQGLGGRSKVDVPTAGWAEAERFLNRANEEGVPIYSLLMTRPFDRTVEIGPNNVHYRACFAFHELLNLPEDDRRAALQDPEWRDRVRHAVENCNRDPDKGTTLPPPQWPNVYVDHVNHARNKWAEGQSIQRIAEERGIAPMDAILDLALDEDFAAKFRWRTETADWTEAVNVAQVHPNMIVGVSDGGAHLHKDDGADWSSFFLRTWVLDRKRWTLEEGIRQITQVPAAMLGFGDRGTLKVGGWADIMIFDPETIGPWRKEFVRDLPGNIGRWKALGNGIKATIVNGVPIVRDGQLTGALPGQIVSPGAA
- a CDS encoding TauD/TfdA family dioxygenase, whose translation is MIEVTKLTGTIGAEIHGVDLSQELPEESVRTILDALHANCVVFFRNQKVLSDEEHMRAGRYFGTLDISEIQPKPGANHEVLVMDTDSAKGRGAEYWHRDRTYLEAPPMGSLLQCVKRPEVGGDTCWASSVAAYEALSKPIRDLIDGLSALHSIRPLAARSRDVQNAVGDKLESWPTAVHPLVEVHPVSGRRALNVNANWTTEIIGLSQEEGRMLLAFLLEHVKRPEFQVRFRWNEGDVAFWDNRTALHCAIADYDTRRIMKRVALVGHPPRGPRMPD